In a genomic window of Croceibacterium sp. TMG7-5b_MA50:
- a CDS encoding AarF/ABC1/UbiB kinase family protein → MANDPSTPPDRFRPVPTGRLARLGAFGRLAGSLTTSVIAEGGRQIATGQRPRLGELVLTPGNAANIADRLSHMRGAALKLGQMISMDAGDLLPPELATILSRMRDQAYRMPPQQLNAVLKAEWGADWRRRFLQFDATPIAAASIGQVHRATLPDGRMLAIKVQYPGVADSIGADVDNVATLLRMSRLLPPNVDLAPLLAEAKRQLTDEADYRREGEQMRQYGRRLTGDDRYAVPDLVEEFTTGRVLAMSFLEGRPIETLAEADQATRDRAMTALVTLVLRELFEFGVMQTDPNFANYRWQADSGRLVLLDFGATRPVDPPTVAAYRRLIETGLARELNAIREVAVETGFLGAEAAAAHRPAVDRIIAAIDAALNRPGPFDFGDRAFVPVVREEAKAMIADRSTWHVPHVETLFVQRKVSGTALLAARLKARVDIRGLAAEAIA, encoded by the coding sequence ATGGCTAACGATCCGTCCACGCCGCCCGATCGCTTCCGCCCGGTCCCGACCGGCCGCCTTGCCCGGCTCGGCGCGTTTGGCCGCCTTGCCGGAAGCCTGACGACCAGCGTCATCGCCGAAGGCGGGCGGCAGATCGCCACCGGGCAGCGCCCCCGCCTTGGCGAGCTTGTCCTCACGCCCGGCAATGCGGCGAACATCGCCGATCGACTGTCGCACATGCGCGGCGCGGCGCTGAAGCTGGGGCAGATGATCTCCATGGATGCGGGCGACCTGTTGCCCCCGGAACTGGCGACCATCCTGTCACGCATGCGGGATCAGGCCTATCGCATGCCGCCGCAGCAACTGAATGCCGTGCTGAAGGCGGAATGGGGCGCCGACTGGCGGCGCCGCTTCCTCCAGTTCGATGCCACGCCGATCGCGGCCGCCTCCATCGGCCAGGTGCACCGCGCCACGCTGCCCGACGGACGCATGCTGGCGATCAAGGTCCAGTATCCCGGCGTCGCCGACAGTATCGGCGCGGATGTCGACAATGTCGCCACCTTGCTCCGCATGTCGCGGCTGCTGCCACCGAACGTCGATCTCGCGCCCCTTCTGGCAGAGGCCAAGCGCCAGCTGACCGACGAGGCCGATTACCGACGCGAGGGGGAGCAGATGCGGCAATATGGCCGGCGGCTGACGGGAGATGACCGGTATGCGGTGCCTGATCTGGTCGAGGAGTTCACCACCGGCCGCGTCCTCGCTATGAGCTTCCTCGAAGGGCGACCGATCGAAACCCTGGCGGAGGCTGACCAGGCGACGCGTGACCGCGCCATGACCGCGCTCGTCACGCTGGTCCTGCGGGAATTGTTCGAGTTCGGCGTGATGCAGACCGATCCGAACTTCGCCAATTATCGCTGGCAGGCGGATAGTGGGCGGCTGGTGCTGCTGGATTTCGGCGCCACCCGTCCGGTCGATCCGCCCACGGTGGCGGCCTACCGCCGCCTGATCGAGACAGGTCTGGCGCGCGAACTGAATGCCATCCGGGAGGTCGCGGTGGAGACCGGCTTCCTGGGTGCGGAGGCGGCTGCGGCGCATCGGCCGGCGGTGGACCGGATCATCGCGGCGATCGATGCGGCGCTGAACCGGCCCGGCCCGTTCGACTTCGGCGACCGCGCCTTCGTACCCGTGGTGCGGGAAGAGGCGAAGGCGATGATCGCCGACCGATCGACCTGGCACGTCCCGCACGTCGAAACCCTGTTCGTGCAGCGCAAGGTCAGCGGCACCGCGCTGCTGGCCGCCCGGCTGAAGGCGCGGGTCGATATCCGCGGCCTGGCGGCGGAGGCGATCGCATGA
- a CDS encoding AsmA family protein, which produces MDQGDETQSAADGTPPARRTRALRWARNGAIAILVAIAAIWLVLFVTKGRFLKRPFERIVSGLVERPVRVRGDFQLYFAPFDIKLLAEGLTVANPAWTTRDHLFAAQRIDTRIAPLPLIVGRWRLRWLDLTDASLDLEWNEAHTANSWTFGAQGGGEPFELPVIGRARLVSTALRYRDPRLALLADLDFSSITSRDARIGEAVRFTGDGRIRGTPFTLTGALLSPNETVARGRNRLELNAVAANNRIRMTGTLPSLAEIEGVPLQVAAEGRNVAELLDILGIVVPQTRAYRLTSTLVKRDARFRFGDLKGRFGDSDIAGAFTVDNGAERVHVEADLATRVLDIVDVAPFIGYNPDVVAERGVTAAARATGAGPARLLPDANLRAEGLRAFDADVRYRVARLQSDNVPITDAAVTVALDDGLLSLSPLNFTMARGTVRSDVRFDWRRRPARVTYDFRLGSTPMARLLAGWGVADAGTSGTVSGRLRLEGDGDTLHDSLATSRGRIAFVIPQGTLTTRNVQLSELDLGTFVQKMFEERLKEPVNINCGLVAFTVRRGVAAADPILIDTRKNVITGRGGFSFVTERVDLAFRADAKKFSLFSGQSPVGIGGTFSDPALAAVSPDLLARAGAGLGLAVLAAPPAALLAFVDIGDAQSAACGPVLAGATASEQRTSEGKRREDVGADEDAEREDRPRKKFLGIF; this is translated from the coding sequence ATGGACCAGGGCGACGAAACCCAGTCTGCGGCAGACGGCACCCCGCCGGCCCGCCGGACACGCGCGCTGCGCTGGGCGCGCAACGGGGCGATCGCCATCCTTGTCGCGATCGCAGCCATCTGGCTGGTGCTGTTCGTCACGAAGGGGCGCTTCCTGAAGCGGCCGTTCGAACGGATCGTCAGCGGCCTGGTCGAGCGGCCGGTGCGCGTGCGTGGCGACTTCCAGCTTTATTTCGCGCCGTTCGATATCAAGCTGCTGGCCGAGGGGCTGACGGTCGCCAATCCTGCCTGGACGACGCGGGATCACCTGTTCGCCGCGCAGCGGATCGATACCCGCATTGCCCCGCTGCCGCTCATCGTGGGACGCTGGCGGCTGCGCTGGCTGGACCTGACGGACGCCTCGCTCGACCTCGAATGGAACGAGGCGCACACAGCGAATAGCTGGACCTTCGGCGCGCAAGGCGGAGGCGAACCATTCGAGCTGCCGGTGATCGGCCGCGCCCGGCTGGTATCCACGGCGCTGCGCTACCGCGATCCGCGCCTCGCTCTACTGGCCGATCTCGATTTCTCCTCCATCACCTCGCGCGATGCGCGCATCGGGGAGGCGGTGCGCTTCACCGGGGACGGGCGCATCCGTGGCACGCCGTTCACGCTGACGGGCGCCCTGCTGTCTCCGAACGAGACGGTGGCGCGGGGCCGCAACCGGCTGGAACTGAATGCCGTCGCGGCCAACAATCGCATCCGCATGACCGGCACGCTGCCCAGCCTGGCGGAGATCGAGGGTGTGCCGTTGCAGGTGGCGGCAGAGGGACGCAACGTGGCGGAGCTGCTGGACATTCTGGGCATCGTGGTGCCGCAGACGCGCGCCTACCGGCTGACCAGCACGCTGGTGAAGCGTGATGCGCGCTTCCGCTTCGGCGACCTGAAGGGCCGGTTCGGCGACAGCGACATCGCCGGCGCCTTCACCGTCGATAATGGGGCCGAGCGGGTCCATGTCGAGGCGGACCTTGCGACCCGTGTGCTCGACATCGTCGATGTGGCGCCGTTCATCGGCTACAACCCGGATGTGGTGGCGGAACGCGGCGTCACCGCGGCGGCGCGGGCTACCGGTGCCGGACCCGCCCGCCTGCTGCCCGACGCCAATCTGCGCGCAGAAGGGCTGCGGGCCTTCGATGCCGACGTGCGTTATCGCGTCGCGCGCCTCCAATCGGACAATGTGCCGATCACCGATGCGGCGGTCACCGTGGCGCTGGACGATGGGCTGCTGTCGCTCTCGCCGCTCAACTTCACGATGGCGCGGGGCACGGTCCGGTCGGACGTACGCTTCGACTGGCGTCGCCGGCCGGCGCGCGTGACCTACGATTTCCGGCTTGGCTCCACGCCGATGGCGCGGCTGCTGGCCGGTTGGGGCGTCGCGGATGCGGGGACCAGCGGCACGGTCAGCGGGCGGCTGCGACTGGAAGGCGACGGCGACACGCTGCACGATTCCCTGGCGACTTCGCGCGGGCGCATCGCCTTCGTCATTCCGCAGGGCACCCTGACCACTCGCAATGTCCAATTGTCGGAGCTGGATCTGGGTACCTTCGTCCAGAAGATGTTCGAGGAACGATTGAAGGAGCCGGTGAACATCAATTGCGGGCTGGTGGCCTTCACCGTGCGCCGGGGTGTGGCGGCGGCCGATCCGATCCTGATCGACACGCGCAAGAACGTCATCACCGGGCGCGGCGGCTTCAGCTTCGTTACGGAGCGGGTCGATCTGGCATTCCGCGCCGATGCCAAGAAGTTCAGCCTGTTCTCCGGCCAGTCGCCGGTGGGCATCGGCGGCACCTTCTCCGACCCTGCACTGGCGGCAGTCAGCCCGGACCTGCTGGCCCGCGCCGGGGCTGGCCTCGGCCTGGCGGTGCTGGCCGCGCCGCCCGCCGCGCTGCTGGCGTTTGTCGACATCGGCGATGCCCAATCCGCCGCCTGCGGCCCTGTGCTGGCCGGTGCCACCGCCAGCGAACAGCGCACAAGCGAGGGCAAGCGGCGCGAAGATGTCGGTGCAGATGAAGATGCGGAGCGCGAAGACAGGCCGCGCAAGAAATTCCTGGGGATCTTCTAG
- a CDS encoding glutathione S-transferase encodes MPDDRPVLHVMPGTCSLAANIAVAWIDAPVTVGNMAYGEHKQPAYLAINPKGKVPAVSFPDGDVLTELSAILAWLGAEHGGPGYARDTKLGRREAEALSFMTTEVHGTYGPHFAADKFARSDAAQAEVKQATYDKLRGHYQMLEDTLSSSGGDWYLGERSFADAFLYVLVRWLDQTPLSLADYPALAAHRDRMEADQGVRTALARQDMTPMAAA; translated from the coding sequence ATGCCTGATGATCGCCCGGTCCTGCACGTAATGCCCGGCACCTGTTCGCTGGCCGCCAACATCGCGGTCGCCTGGATCGATGCGCCGGTCACGGTCGGCAACATGGCGTATGGCGAACACAAGCAGCCCGCATACCTGGCGATCAATCCGAAGGGGAAGGTGCCCGCCGTCAGCTTTCCCGATGGCGACGTCCTGACCGAACTGTCCGCAATCCTCGCCTGGCTGGGGGCGGAACATGGCGGACCCGGCTACGCCCGCGACACGAAGCTGGGCCGGCGGGAGGCGGAGGCGCTGTCGTTCATGACGACTGAGGTGCACGGCACCTACGGCCCGCACTTCGCGGCGGACAAGTTCGCCCGCAGCGATGCCGCGCAGGCGGAGGTGAAGCAGGCGACTTATGACAAGCTGCGCGGTCACTACCAGATGCTGGAGGACACGCTCTCCTCCTCCGGCGGGGACTGGTATCTGGGGGAGCGCAGCTTTGCCGATGCGTTCCTGTATGTGCTGGTCCGCTGGCTGGACCAGACGCCGCTGTCGCTGGCGGACTATCCCGCGCTCGCCGCCCATCGCGACCGGATGGAGGCGGACCAGGGTGTCCGCACCGCGCTGGCGCGGCAGGACATGACGCCGATGGCCGCGGCCTGA
- a CDS encoding threonine synthase, which produces MNHNLVTDRPTFVTHLECSLTGERYEADMLHGLSRAGRPLLVRYDLGAVKAGLSRDELAARDTDMWRWRELLPVRGTQNIVSLGEIETPLIPIPASGGANVLVKDEGRLPTGSFKARGLVMAVAMAKELGVKRIAMPTNGNAGAALAAYASRCGIETIVFCPEDTPEVNVREIAMQGARVWRVNGLIDDCGAIVGKGAAEGRWFDFSTLKEPYRIEGKKTMGLELAAQLGWRLPDAIFYPTGGGTGLIGMWKAFDELEQLGWIGSERPRMYAVQAAGCAPIVRAFDAGQEHAERWEDAHTVAAGIRVPRAVGDFLILRAVRESGGKALAVGDPAIMQAVEDCARRDGLLICPEGGATLAAYREALRTGEVDESEQVVLFNCATGLKYPMPPAPDTLDRHGEIDFDAL; this is translated from the coding sequence ATGAATCACAATCTCGTCACCGATCGCCCCACCTTCGTGACCCATCTCGAATGCTCGCTGACGGGCGAGCGGTACGAGGCCGACATGCTGCACGGCCTGTCGCGCGCCGGGCGCCCGCTGCTCGTCCGCTACGATCTTGGGGCGGTAAAGGCCGGCCTGTCGCGGGACGAGCTGGCGGCGCGCGACACGGATATGTGGCGCTGGCGCGAATTGCTGCCGGTGCGCGGGACGCAGAACATCGTCTCGCTGGGGGAGATCGAGACACCGCTGATCCCGATCCCCGCCAGCGGCGGCGCCAACGTGCTGGTCAAGGATGAAGGGCGCCTGCCCACCGGCAGCTTCAAGGCCCGCGGGCTGGTCATGGCGGTCGCCATGGCGAAGGAGCTGGGCGTTAAGCGCATCGCGATGCCCACCAACGGCAATGCCGGCGCGGCCCTCGCCGCCTATGCCAGCCGCTGCGGGATCGAGACGATCGTGTTCTGTCCCGAGGACACGCCGGAGGTGAATGTGCGCGAGATCGCCATGCAGGGCGCGCGCGTCTGGCGGGTGAACGGCCTGATCGACGATTGCGGCGCGATCGTCGGCAAGGGCGCGGCGGAAGGGCGGTGGTTCGACTTCTCCACCCTGAAGGAGCCGTACCGGATCGAAGGCAAGAAGACGATGGGCCTGGAACTGGCCGCGCAGCTCGGCTGGCGGCTGCCCGACGCGATCTTCTACCCCACGGGCGGCGGTACGGGGCTCATCGGCATGTGGAAGGCGTTCGACGAGCTGGAACAGCTTGGCTGGATCGGGTCCGAACGGCCGCGCATGTATGCCGTGCAGGCAGCGGGCTGCGCGCCGATCGTGCGGGCGTTCGATGCGGGCCAGGAACATGCGGAGCGGTGGGAGGACGCACACACCGTCGCCGCCGGCATCCGCGTCCCGCGCGCGGTGGGCGACTTCCTGATCCTGCGTGCCGTGCGGGAAAGCGGCGGCAAGGCGCTGGCGGTGGGCGATCCCGCCATCATGCAGGCGGTCGAGGATTGCGCCCGGCGGGACGGCCTGCTGATCTGCCCCGAAGGCGGTGCCACGCTCGCCGCCTACCGTGAAGCGTTGCGGACGGGCGAGGTGGACGAAAGCGAGCAGGTGGTGCTGTTCAATTGCGCGACCGGCCTCAAATACCCGATGCCTCCGGCGCCCGACACGCTGGACCGCCATGGGGAGATAGACTTCGACGCGCTGTAG